In Anaerobacillus isosaccharinicus, one genomic interval encodes:
- a CDS encoding DUF5590 domain-containing protein — translation MGKLIGIVAVILIIVLGWQGVQFFSNVKEPIRQGEMVALNYLKENIELPEIIHTDFYHGTESYYVFQGIDELGEELIIWISSTLDSYLIKPKNEGISFDDALLFTKQELNPKQLISIKLGMENKVPLYEIIYKDQQERYSYYFISFKDGSYLKHHHLGL, via the coding sequence ATGGGGAAATTAATTGGTATTGTTGCTGTAATTTTAATTATTGTATTAGGTTGGCAAGGTGTTCAATTTTTTTCAAATGTTAAAGAACCTATCCGCCAAGGCGAAATGGTTGCTTTAAACTATTTAAAAGAAAATATTGAGCTCCCAGAAATTATCCATACAGATTTTTATCATGGAACAGAAAGTTACTATGTTTTTCAAGGGATAGATGAACTTGGAGAAGAGCTCATTATTTGGATCTCAAGTACGTTAGACAGCTACTTGATTAAGCCCAAAAACGAAGGAATAAGCTTTGACGATGCACTTCTGTTTACGAAACAAGAGTTAAATCCTAAGCAATTAATTAGTATTAAGCTCGGCATGGAAAATAAGGTGCCTTTATATGAAATCATCTATAAAGATCAACAAGAGCGTTATTCCTATTACTTTATTAGCTTTAAAGATGGGTCATATTTAAAGCATCATCATTTAGGATTGTGA
- a CDS encoding amidohydrolase, giving the protein MKQLFYNGVIVTGEKGKIVKNGFIVVDNGVITAVESGDPTEEYSAIDDKINLKGNWLLPGLINTHGHIGSTLLRGFGDDLPLSVWLKTKMWPMEGKFTEETIQAASSLAILEMLKSGTTTFLEMYHLHLELTARLVQKSGIRSVMTRGMIGLCSKSEQKTKLAEAVELNKTLRTIGEGRITTMLAPHAPYTCPPAFLEMIVGEAKRHQLPIHIHLSETAHEVDEHVTKYGKRPVSHLAELGVFDVHTLIAHGVHLNEDELDILAKYNVAVSHNPNSNLKLGSGIANVPRMLKKNILVAIGTDSAASNNNLDMFQEMRMAALIHKGNKEDPTVVSAKEALLMATYNGSKALKLDHIGLIEKGKDADFIIIDSRQPHLQPSDHVVSHLVYSASGADVLDVYVKGVCLVRNKVCLSLDEEKIIYEANHAFNSLQT; this is encoded by the coding sequence ATGAAGCAACTTTTTTACAATGGAGTCATTGTTACAGGGGAAAAAGGAAAGATTGTAAAAAATGGGTTTATTGTCGTTGACAACGGGGTTATTACAGCGGTTGAATCAGGTGATCCAACTGAAGAGTATAGTGCGATAGATGATAAAATCAATTTAAAAGGCAATTGGTTGTTACCAGGTTTAATAAATACTCATGGTCATATTGGCAGTACTCTTCTTAGAGGATTTGGAGACGATTTGCCACTTTCCGTTTGGCTTAAAACAAAAATGTGGCCAATGGAGGGAAAGTTTACAGAAGAAACGATACAGGCTGCTTCTTCTTTAGCAATATTGGAAATGTTGAAAAGTGGGACTACAACGTTTCTAGAAATGTACCATCTTCATCTGGAATTAACAGCAAGATTAGTTCAAAAATCTGGAATTCGTTCTGTGATGACAAGGGGAATGATCGGTCTTTGTTCCAAAAGCGAGCAAAAGACGAAATTAGCTGAAGCAGTTGAATTAAATAAAACGCTTCGTACAATTGGCGAAGGGCGAATTACAACAATGTTAGCACCACATGCACCTTATACTTGTCCACCAGCGTTTTTAGAAATGATTGTTGGAGAAGCAAAGCGTCATCAATTACCAATCCACATCCATTTATCCGAAACAGCACATGAAGTCGATGAACATGTGACAAAGTATGGAAAAAGGCCAGTTAGCCATTTAGCCGAATTAGGGGTATTTGACGTTCATACCTTAATTGCCCATGGTGTTCATTTAAACGAAGATGAGCTTGATATTTTAGCAAAGTACAATGTTGCCGTTTCTCACAATCCAAATAGTAATTTAAAGCTTGGCTCTGGGATCGCCAATGTACCAAGAATGCTTAAAAAAAATATTTTAGTGGCAATAGGTACAGATAGTGCAGCTTCTAATAATAATTTAGATATGTTCCAGGAAATGAGAATGGCGGCTTTAATTCATAAAGGGAATAAGGAAGATCCTACGGTTGTTTCTGCAAAAGAGGCGCTATTAATGGCAACTTATAACGGTAGTAAAGCATTAAAATTAGATCATATCGGACTTATTGAAAAAGGGAAAGATGCTGATTTTATTATAATTGATAGTAGACAACCCCATTTACAGCCAAGTGACCATGTCGTATCACATCTGGTTTATTCAGCTTCAGGTGCTGATGTGTTGGATGTATATGTAAAAGGTGTATGCCTAGTTCGTAACAAAGTGTGCCTTTCATTAGACGAGGAAAAGATTATCTATGAAGCAAACCATGCATTTAATTCTTTACAAACCTAA
- a CDS encoding ComEC/Rec2 family competence protein, which produces MKKVLVLLIIVAQIILAPFIVMAEKESIEVDLNLEEQDLAYTFFDLSNGEATLLQSGKGQNILIDTGSLESQEELEQRLKMYHVEFIDTLIITNQTEEYTGNLQWIINNFNVQKIIVPEVIKQQLITFHHLQDKEVIGWKKGQKTELLPFLKTEVIYVEENDLENKGALVIVFSYGKQTLLFMGIADKQVEKQLIENYALKSTILKVAEFGSEKGTTQPFLEEVDPQVAILFKKNGVPVSELVLERLQETWIDIYQTYRLGTVSIKCHNDDYEILTVRPHEEELSLGLANNISRLFKK; this is translated from the coding sequence GTGAAAAAAGTATTAGTATTATTAATTATAGTAGCGCAGATAATTTTAGCCCCATTTATTGTTATGGCTGAAAAAGAATCAATAGAAGTTGACTTAAATCTTGAAGAACAAGATTTGGCCTACACGTTTTTTGACTTATCAAATGGCGAGGCAACTTTATTGCAATCAGGGAAAGGGCAGAATATTTTAATTGATACAGGCAGTCTTGAGTCACAAGAAGAACTAGAGCAAAGGCTGAAGATGTACCATGTCGAGTTTATTGATACGTTAATTATCACAAATCAAACAGAAGAGTATACGGGCAATTTGCAATGGATTATTAATAATTTTAATGTCCAAAAAATCATCGTTCCCGAAGTAATTAAACAACAATTAATTACGTTTCACCATCTTCAAGATAAAGAAGTAATTGGCTGGAAAAAAGGTCAAAAAACGGAGTTGCTACCATTTTTGAAGACAGAAGTTATTTATGTGGAAGAGAATGATCTAGAGAATAAGGGTGCTCTTGTCATTGTTTTTTCTTATGGAAAGCAAACACTGTTATTTATGGGGATTGCTGATAAGCAAGTGGAAAAACAATTAATTGAAAATTATGCCTTAAAATCGACAATATTAAAAGTTGCTGAATTTGGCAGTGAAAAAGGAACAACGCAACCATTTTTAGAAGAGGTAGATCCACAAGTCGCGATTTTGTTTAAAAAAAATGGTGTACCTGTTAGTGAATTAGTACTAGAACGACTACAAGAAACGTGGATTGATATTTACCAAACATACCGCTTAGGGACCGTTTCGATAAAATGCCATAATGATGATTATGAAATCTTAACGGTTCGACCTCATGAGGAAGAGTTGTCCTTAGGCTTAGCGAACAATATATCAAGGTTATTTAAAAAATAA
- the dinG gene encoding ATP-dependent DNA helicase DinG, whose amino-acid sequence MKNKFVVVDLETTGNNPKKGDRIIQIGVVVVEDGKVIDRFSSFINPEINIPAFIQQFTGINDEMVADAPLFSSVAPTIMEFLNGAYFVAHNVPFDLSFLQYELDHCGYNSFSGPIIDTVELARLLLPSEEGFKLNHLATKLNLDHDRPHQADSDAQVTAEILMILLKKLINLPLLTLQRLKPIASGLDSALDDIIQTAITEKLTKVAHHDENLDEFRQLVLRKPAKILKENSPSTVSDFKGDLLEVETRLSAAMKGFEIREGQKEMMALIDDALLSNQHLLVEAGTGTGKSLAYLLPGLYFAKKTDTSLVISTHTVNLQQQLVERDMVILKEAVSFPFRSAVLKGRSHYICLRKFEQKLDDSLEQNYDTLLSKGQILIWLTETLEGDVEQLNLPSGGKVFWSEVQSDAITCIGKHCPWFSRCFYHRARTNAYGADLIITNHALLFTDMTQDHQLLPSYKHVIIDEAHHLEEVASDHFGIRTDYFAFHHLFSRIGTLETKDLLYQVFTVQEELGLNLDDYFDQLVTHIVNLKVELDDCFRLIHATVVSTVARSKSEVGKKSLRYYPHQMTGRGWREIQEVVLRVQMLLKDALKLKKKITDELTLEEHELNFSQTAILTAFKGFYANLSEEKDKLEELLLQYDPNYVYWIEVGVKGAKNATYIYSKPIEVSEIMADNFFNKKSSVIMTSATLTVKNSFNYIIKRLGLEDYGVTTKIIDSPFNYSEQVQLMVPTTLPNIKEVDENEYIYEVVTSILDIAKVTKGRMLVLFTSYDMLRKAFFQLKDFIENEEFVLIGQGISSGSRAKLTKNFKQFDQAILFGTSSFWEGVDIPGEDLSCLIIVRLPFSPPDNPIFEARSEKVKELGKSPFMELSLPQAIIRFKQGFGRLIRSSHDRGAVFIFDRRITETRYGKLFIQSLPSAPLKENSLEELLYDLEKWL is encoded by the coding sequence GTGAAGAATAAGTTTGTAGTAGTAGATTTAGAAACAACAGGTAATAATCCAAAAAAAGGGGATCGGATTATTCAAATTGGTGTCGTTGTTGTTGAAGACGGAAAAGTCATTGATCGATTTTCTAGCTTCATTAATCCTGAAATAAATATACCAGCATTTATCCAACAGTTTACAGGGATAAACGATGAGATGGTGGCAGATGCGCCACTCTTTAGTAGTGTCGCTCCTACGATCATGGAATTTTTAAATGGTGCCTATTTTGTCGCTCATAACGTTCCTTTTGATTTATCATTTTTACAATATGAGCTAGATCATTGTGGCTATAATTCATTTTCGGGGCCTATTATTGATACGGTTGAATTGGCCAGATTATTGTTACCTTCTGAAGAAGGATTTAAGTTAAACCATTTGGCAACAAAGTTAAACTTAGACCACGATCGACCACATCAAGCAGATAGTGATGCACAAGTAACGGCAGAAATCTTAATGATTTTACTTAAAAAGCTAATCAATTTACCGCTCCTAACCTTGCAACGACTAAAACCAATTGCAAGTGGTCTTGATAGTGCGCTAGATGACATTATTCAAACGGCAATAACGGAAAAGTTAACGAAAGTCGCTCACCACGATGAAAATTTAGATGAATTTCGCCAATTAGTCTTACGAAAGCCAGCGAAAATTTTAAAAGAAAATTCTCCTTCTACCGTATCCGATTTCAAAGGCGATCTCTTGGAGGTTGAAACAAGACTCTCTGCTGCAATGAAGGGGTTTGAGATCCGTGAAGGTCAAAAAGAGATGATGGCTTTAATCGACGATGCTTTATTATCGAATCAGCATCTTCTTGTAGAAGCAGGAACAGGGACAGGTAAATCGTTAGCATACTTACTACCGGGACTTTATTTCGCCAAAAAGACCGATACGTCTTTGGTCATCAGCACCCATACTGTTAACTTGCAACAGCAGCTTGTTGAACGGGATATGGTTATTTTAAAAGAAGCAGTATCGTTTCCGTTTCGTTCAGCCGTCTTAAAAGGAAGAAGTCATTATATTTGCTTAAGAAAGTTTGAACAAAAGCTTGATGACTCACTTGAACAAAATTATGATACATTACTTTCTAAAGGACAAATTTTAATTTGGTTAACAGAAACGCTTGAAGGTGATGTTGAACAGTTAAATTTACCGAGTGGTGGCAAAGTGTTTTGGAGTGAAGTTCAAAGTGACGCAATTACCTGTATCGGTAAACATTGCCCTTGGTTTTCGAGATGTTTTTACCATCGAGCGAGAACTAATGCCTATGGAGCAGATTTAATTATTACAAACCATGCCTTATTGTTTACAGATATGACACAAGATCATCAGCTCCTTCCAAGTTATAAACATGTGATTATCGATGAAGCACACCACCTTGAAGAAGTAGCCAGTGACCATTTTGGGATTCGAACTGATTATTTTGCTTTTCATCACTTGTTTTCTAGAATTGGAACGCTTGAAACAAAGGATTTACTTTACCAAGTCTTTACAGTACAAGAGGAGCTTGGTTTAAATTTAGATGATTATTTTGATCAACTAGTTACCCATATCGTTAATTTGAAAGTGGAGCTAGACGATTGTTTCAGACTTATTCATGCTACAGTAGTTAGTACTGTTGCTCGTTCAAAAAGTGAAGTAGGAAAAAAGAGTTTACGTTATTATCCACACCAGATGACAGGAAGAGGCTGGCGTGAAATTCAAGAAGTAGTTTTAAGAGTGCAAATGTTATTAAAAGATGCGCTTAAATTGAAGAAAAAAATAACGGATGAACTTACTTTAGAGGAGCATGAATTAAATTTTTCGCAAACAGCTATTTTAACAGCTTTTAAAGGCTTTTATGCAAATTTATCGGAAGAAAAGGATAAGCTAGAGGAGTTGCTATTACAGTATGATCCAAACTATGTTTATTGGATTGAAGTCGGTGTAAAAGGTGCTAAAAATGCTACTTATATTTATAGTAAACCAATTGAGGTTTCTGAGATTATGGCTGATAATTTCTTCAATAAAAAATCAAGCGTCATTATGACCTCTGCGACTTTAACTGTGAAAAACTCGTTTAATTATATTATTAAAAGGTTAGGTCTAGAGGACTATGGTGTAACGACCAAAATCATCGATTCACCGTTTAATTACAGTGAGCAAGTTCAATTGATGGTACCAACAACTTTACCTAATATAAAAGAAGTTGATGAAAATGAATACATATATGAGGTTGTTACTAGTATTTTGGATATTGCCAAAGTAACGAAAGGTAGAATGTTAGTTTTATTTACCTCTTATGACATGCTTCGAAAAGCATTTTTTCAATTAAAAGATTTTATTGAAAATGAGGAGTTTGTTCTCATTGGCCAAGGAATTAGTAGCGGTAGTAGGGCGAAACTTACTAAAAATTTTAAGCAATTCGATCAAGCGATATTGTTTGGAACGAGCTCTTTTTGGGAAGGTGTAGACATTCCTGGAGAAGATTTAAGTTGTTTAATCATAGTCAGATTGCCATTCTCACCACCGGATAATCCAATTTTTGAAGCAAGAAGTGAGAAAGTGAAGGAATTGGGGAAAAGTCCGTTTATGGAACTATCGCTGCCACAAGCCATTATCCGCTTTAAACAAGGTTTTGGAAGGCTAATTCGATCTTCGCATGACCGCGGTGCCGTTTTTATTTTTGATCGGAGAATCACTGAGACACGCTATGGAAAATTATTTATTCAATCTTTACCAAGTGCTCCTTTGAAGGAAAACTCTTTGGAAGAACTATTATATGACTTAGAAAAATGGTTATAA
- a CDS encoding tetratricopeptide repeat protein, which translates to MEKWVNDWHTRYRKLKKTIENSHKLNENLYEELAKECGALLETWMEMEDKLDDIKELKTQTNIEGNLLTLPKNLEGPTYFHLEMFDKAIPALKSEIVSERPYELILYLYLGFSYLYEGKINEGKEAFLFVVQTSLNKAEKHFAFVGLGCLYGRFHQYEEAIHYFEKANSLFRNLDVPYNIGMALVMLKKYELAIPYFEEILRENVEDGEAHYFLGHCYLRLGNETKAFEAWYTALQLLEYKDLLVSIAYEFEAYGYYSAAIHCYKRLCALGFHEAWVDHGIAWNYGLLDDKEKSISMFEKLLATNSKETNIWISYLWLLSKWDDSERFLICVEKAKQENIQHPLIDKILS; encoded by the coding sequence ATGGAAAAATGGGTAAACGATTGGCATACTAGATATCGTAAATTAAAGAAGACAATTGAAAATAGTCATAAACTAAATGAAAATCTTTATGAAGAATTAGCTAAAGAGTGTGGAGCATTATTAGAAACATGGATGGAAATGGAAGATAAGCTAGATGATATAAAAGAGTTAAAAACTCAAACAAACATAGAGGGCAACCTACTTACTTTACCGAAAAACCTTGAGGGACCAACCTACTTTCACTTGGAAATGTTCGACAAAGCCATTCCAGCTTTAAAATCAGAAATAGTTAGTGAAAGGCCCTATGAGCTTATCCTATACTTATATTTAGGCTTTTCATATTTATATGAAGGCAAAATTAATGAAGGCAAAGAAGCCTTTTTATTTGTTGTCCAAACGAGTCTAAATAAGGCTGAAAAACATTTTGCCTTTGTTGGATTAGGCTGTTTATATGGTCGATTTCATCAATACGAGGAAGCGATTCATTATTTTGAAAAAGCTAATTCCCTTTTTAGGAATTTAGATGTTCCTTATAATATAGGGATGGCTCTAGTCATGTTAAAAAAATATGAATTGGCCATTCCTTATTTTGAGGAAATATTGAGAGAAAATGTAGAAGATGGTGAAGCTCACTATTTTCTTGGCCATTGTTACCTTAGGCTCGGTAATGAAACGAAAGCTTTCGAAGCTTGGTATACAGCATTGCAACTATTAGAATATAAAGACTTGCTAGTCTCAATTGCGTATGAATTTGAAGCGTATGGTTATTATTCTGCAGCCATTCATTGCTACAAACGGCTTTGTGCTTTAGGATTTCATGAAGCGTGGGTTGACCATGGAATTGCCTGGAATTATGGACTACTGGATGATAAAGAAAAGTCTATTTCGATGTTTGAAAAACTGCTAGCTACAAATTCAAAAGAAACGAATATTTGGATTTCTTACTTATGGCTCTTATCTAAATGGGATGACAGCGAGCGGTTTCTAATATGTGTAGAAAAAGCGAAACAAGAAAATATTCAACATCCATTAATCGATAAAATCTTAAGTTAA
- the panD gene encoding aspartate 1-decarboxylase, with translation MFRQMMKGKIHRARVTEANLNYVGSITIDEDILDAVDMLPNEKVQIVNNNNGARLETYIIPGKRGSGVVCLNGAAARLVQEGDVVIIISYGLVTNEEAKTFQPKVAIMDENNRIVEMIGTEPAFTIR, from the coding sequence ATGTTCAGACAAATGATGAAAGGTAAAATTCATCGTGCACGGGTAACAGAAGCCAATTTAAATTATGTTGGTAGTATTACGATTGATGAAGATATTTTAGATGCTGTTGATATGTTGCCAAACGAAAAAGTGCAAATCGTCAACAATAATAATGGTGCTAGGCTTGAAACGTACATCATTCCTGGGAAGCGTGGTAGTGGTGTTGTTTGTTTAAATGGAGCAGCAGCAAGGCTTGTTCAAGAAGGTGATGTGGTCATAATTATTTCTTATGGTCTTGTAACAAATGAAGAAGCAAAAACATTCCAACCAAAAGTTGCAATTATGGATGAAAATAATCGGATTGTTGAGATGATTGGTACAGAACCAGCATTTACGATACGTTAG
- the panC gene encoding pantoate--beta-alanine ligase has protein sequence MIIVRTIAELQKKVAETKQQGKTVGFVPTMGYLHEGHLSLVNEAKNHDDFIVMSIFVNPLQFGPNEDFDRYPRDFERDERLAKSAKVDAIFYPDVKEMYPRELSSTITVHKGVNALCGKSRPGHFDGVATVVLKLFNIVQPTRAYFGMKDAQQVAVIENMVADFNLSVQVMKCATLREEDGLAKSSRNVYLSDEERSEAVQIYASLRQAISQIEAGERNPVMIKDQINDLLHSKTTGIVDYVEVLAYPSLNVIELIQGEIIIAIALKFSKARLIDNITVTV, from the coding sequence ATGATCATTGTTCGTACGATTGCCGAATTACAAAAAAAAGTCGCAGAAACGAAACAACAAGGTAAAACAGTTGGATTTGTACCTACGATGGGCTACTTACACGAAGGTCATTTATCATTAGTAAATGAAGCAAAGAATCATGATGATTTTATTGTTATGAGCATTTTTGTCAACCCTCTGCAATTTGGTCCAAATGAAGACTTTGATCGTTATCCAAGGGACTTTGAAAGAGACGAAAGATTAGCTAAGTCCGCAAAGGTAGACGCTATTTTTTATCCAGATGTCAAAGAGATGTATCCAAGGGAGCTTTCATCCACAATAACTGTTCATAAAGGAGTAAATGCACTTTGTGGTAAATCGCGCCCAGGTCACTTTGATGGTGTTGCAACTGTCGTACTAAAACTTTTTAATATCGTTCAACCAACAAGAGCGTATTTTGGTATGAAGGATGCTCAACAGGTAGCAGTGATTGAAAATATGGTTGCGGACTTTAATCTCTCTGTTCAAGTTATGAAATGTGCAACTTTACGGGAAGAGGATGGATTAGCGAAAAGTTCTAGAAATGTATACCTTTCTGATGAGGAACGAAGCGAGGCCGTACAAATCTACGCAAGTTTACGACAAGCGATATCACAAATAGAGGCTGGGGAAAGAAACCCTGTTATGATTAAAGATCAAATCAATGATCTGTTACATTCGAAAACAACAGGAATCGTCGATTATGTGGAAGTGTTAGCTTATCCAAGCTTAAACGTGATAGAACTAATTCAAGGTGAGATTATTATTGCCATAGCATTAAAATTCTCAAAAGCTCGCTTAATTGATAATATAACAGTAACTGTTTAA